In the genome of Geotrypetes seraphini chromosome 16, aGeoSer1.1, whole genome shotgun sequence, one region contains:
- the TAPBP gene encoding tapasin isoform X2: protein MVHLYRWLSLLTPFAVAVVLDLCSAKKSSLGPLIDCWYVEEVESRAGSFPKAVSQKKALLLLRENGHFRRPLDFTPPEHLQPGMIFDLMDPTLLLQDPVFRSSLRSKEAPSCEINAYSPQAAFVDWALSLTEEQRSPPDLGGEWFSSSIQSANGKFSLATIQQVVSHPGEDGIRVKSTVVALHVFTHSPTAIAQLGQAVTLDCGFSLAREGRFSLEWRYQFQGSGHVVYAYDGVRDRVLLAQEGTELFFGDLHKKGYASLLIHSVSIAHEGTYLCSVYTPYMQAQRGVELRIHEPPRISLSPEPLLVLPGQEMVLECAVSHYYPLELTVEWLRRRGRKGGATEYVRQAWQTSHKRNADGTFNITSSIRVQGSREDHGDLYTCHVSHASLKTGARKSVHLKVAGESGLSIDNVIGLFLTALALYGILKFLGIKGET, encoded by the exons ATGGTGCATCTATACAGATGGCTCTCGTTACTGACCCCCTTCGCAG TGGCGGTGGTGTTGGATCTATGTTCAGCTAAAAAGAGCTCTCTAGGGCCTCTCATCGACTGCTGGTATGTGGAGGAGGTGGAGAGTCGCGCGGGCTCTTTCCCCAAGGCTGTCAGCCAGAAGAAGGCCCTCCTTTTGCTGAGAGAAAATGGACACTTTCGAAGACCCCTGGACTTCACGCCTCCAGAACATCTGCAGCCTGGCATGATCTTTGACCTCATGG ATCCCACCCTCCTGCTCCAGGATCCCGTCTTCCGCAGTTCCCTGCGCTCCAAGGAAGCGCCATCGTGCGAGATCAACGCATATAGCCCCCAGGCAGCCTTTGTGGACTGGGCATTATCGCTGACTGAAGAGCAGCGTAGTCCCCCGGACCTCGGCGGTGAATGGTTCTCCAGCAGCATACAGTCAGCCAACGGCAAGTTTAGCTTGGCTACCATTCAGCAAGTCGTCTCGCACCCGGGAGAGGACGGGATACGCGTGAAAAGCACAGTAG TGGCGCTTCATGTCTTCACACACAGCCCGACAGCGATCGCCCAGCTGGGCCAGGCTGTGACGCTGGACTGCGGTTTTTCCTTGGCACGGGAAGGGCGTTTCTCTTTGGAGTGGCGCTACCAGTTCCAGGGCTCTGGTCACGTGGTGTACGCCTACGACGGAGTGAGGGATCGGGTGCTGCTGGCCCAGGAGGGCACTGAGCTCTTCTTTGGTGACCTGCACAAGAAAGGCTACGCCTCGCTGCTCATCCATAGCGTAAGCATTGCACACGAGGGGACGTACCTCTGCAGCGTGTACACCCCATATATGCAGGCACAGCGAGGTGTGGAGCTGCGCATCCATG AGCCCCCTAGGATCTCCCTGAGTCCAGAACCCCTCCTGGTGTTGCCGGGACAGGAGATGGTGCTCGAGTGTGCTGTCTCTCACTATTACCCCTTGGAGCTCACCGTGGAATGGCTGCGGAGGCGTGGCAGGAAAGGCGGAGCCACCGAGTACGTAAGACAAGCGTGGCAGACCAGTCACAAGCGCAATGCGGATGGCACCTTCAACATCACCAGCTCCATCCGTGTTCAGGGCTCCAGAGAGGACCATGGTGACCTGTACACATGCCACGTCAGCCACGCCTCCCTCAAAACCGGCGCCAGGAAGAGCGTTCACCTGAAAGTGGCAG GGGAGTCGGGGCTCTCCATCGATAACGTTATTGGACTATTCTTGACGGCTCTCGCTCTCTACGGCATCCTAAAGTTCTTGGGCATTAAAG GAGAAACTTGA
- the TAPBP gene encoding tapasin isoform X1, with product MVHLYRWLSLLTPFAVAVVLDLCSAKKSSLGPLIDCWYVEEVESRAGSFPKAVSQKKALLLLRENGHFRRPLDFTPPEHLQPGMIFDLMDPTLLLQDPVFRSSLRSKEAPSCEINAYSPQAAFVDWALSLTEEQRSPPDLGGEWFSSSIQSANGKFSLATIQQVVSHPGEDGIRVKSTVVALHVFTHSPTAIAQLGQAVTLDCGFSLAREGRFSLEWRYQFQGSGHVVYAYDGVRDRVLLAQEGTELFFGDLHKKGYASLLIHSVSIAHEGTYLCSVYTPYMQAQRGVELRIHEPPRISLSPEPLLVLPGQEMVLECAVSHYYPLELTVEWLRRRGRKGGATEYVRQAWQTSHKRNADGTFNITSSIRVQGSREDHGDLYTCHVSHASLKTGARKSVHLKVAGESGLSIDNVIGLFLTALALYGILKFLGIKVCPGLFRGEEENKEKLE from the exons ATGGTGCATCTATACAGATGGCTCTCGTTACTGACCCCCTTCGCAG TGGCGGTGGTGTTGGATCTATGTTCAGCTAAAAAGAGCTCTCTAGGGCCTCTCATCGACTGCTGGTATGTGGAGGAGGTGGAGAGTCGCGCGGGCTCTTTCCCCAAGGCTGTCAGCCAGAAGAAGGCCCTCCTTTTGCTGAGAGAAAATGGACACTTTCGAAGACCCCTGGACTTCACGCCTCCAGAACATCTGCAGCCTGGCATGATCTTTGACCTCATGG ATCCCACCCTCCTGCTCCAGGATCCCGTCTTCCGCAGTTCCCTGCGCTCCAAGGAAGCGCCATCGTGCGAGATCAACGCATATAGCCCCCAGGCAGCCTTTGTGGACTGGGCATTATCGCTGACTGAAGAGCAGCGTAGTCCCCCGGACCTCGGCGGTGAATGGTTCTCCAGCAGCATACAGTCAGCCAACGGCAAGTTTAGCTTGGCTACCATTCAGCAAGTCGTCTCGCACCCGGGAGAGGACGGGATACGCGTGAAAAGCACAGTAG TGGCGCTTCATGTCTTCACACACAGCCCGACAGCGATCGCCCAGCTGGGCCAGGCTGTGACGCTGGACTGCGGTTTTTCCTTGGCACGGGAAGGGCGTTTCTCTTTGGAGTGGCGCTACCAGTTCCAGGGCTCTGGTCACGTGGTGTACGCCTACGACGGAGTGAGGGATCGGGTGCTGCTGGCCCAGGAGGGCACTGAGCTCTTCTTTGGTGACCTGCACAAGAAAGGCTACGCCTCGCTGCTCATCCATAGCGTAAGCATTGCACACGAGGGGACGTACCTCTGCAGCGTGTACACCCCATATATGCAGGCACAGCGAGGTGTGGAGCTGCGCATCCATG AGCCCCCTAGGATCTCCCTGAGTCCAGAACCCCTCCTGGTGTTGCCGGGACAGGAGATGGTGCTCGAGTGTGCTGTCTCTCACTATTACCCCTTGGAGCTCACCGTGGAATGGCTGCGGAGGCGTGGCAGGAAAGGCGGAGCCACCGAGTACGTAAGACAAGCGTGGCAGACCAGTCACAAGCGCAATGCGGATGGCACCTTCAACATCACCAGCTCCATCCGTGTTCAGGGCTCCAGAGAGGACCATGGTGACCTGTACACATGCCACGTCAGCCACGCCTCCCTCAAAACCGGCGCCAGGAAGAGCGTTCACCTGAAAGTGGCAG GGGAGTCGGGGCTCTCCATCGATAACGTTATTGGACTATTCTTGACGGCTCTCGCTCTCTACGGCATCCTAAAGTTCTTGGGCATTAAAG TCTGTCCAGGCCTTTTCAGAGGTGAAGAGGAAAACAAG GAGAAACTTGAATGA